From the Thermodesulforhabdus norvegica genome, the window TTAGAGAGCTTTCCTACGGAGATCGCCGACTTCTCGAGATCGCAATAGTCCTTGCCGGAAAACCCGACATGGTTCTTCTGGATGAGCCGACGGCCGGAATGACCCCGGAAGAGACGGATAAAACGATTAATCTCATAAAACACCTTGCAAACACGACGGGGATAACCTTCTTCCTGACCGAACACGACATGAAGGTAGTGTTTTCGGTTGCTGAATACATTTATGTATTGCATCAAGGTCGGTTGCTGGCTCAGGGAAAGCCCTTAGAAATCAGGGAGAACGAACAGGTTAAAGAAGCTTATCTGGGGGGGGCTCTTGATTCTTGAAGTCAGAGACATTCACGTTTACTACGGCGATAGTTATGTTCTTCAGGGTTTGAGCTTAAACGTCGGGGAAGGCGAGCTCGTATGCCTGCTGGGAAGAAATGGAGCCGGTAAGACCACCACAATGCGGTCTATAATGGGCTATGCCAGACCTTTTAGAGGGGAAATAATTTTTAGAGGGCAAAAGATCAACGGTACTCCGGTTTATCAGGTCGTTAGCATGGGCATAGGCTACGTTCCGGAAGACCGAAGAATTTTTGCGAATCTTACGGTAGAAGAAAACCTGGAAATAGCATTCAGACCCCGACACGACGGGAAAGATGTTTGGACACCGGAGAGAGTTTTTGAGGCTTTCCCGCTTTTGCGAAAGCTTCGCAACAAAAAAGGAGGGCAGCTTAGTGGAGGAGAGCAACAGCTTTTGGCAATAGCCAGAGCTCTGGTATTAAATCCTTTACTGCTTCTCCTTGATGAACCCTGCGAAGGGCTTGCTCCGGTTGTGGTTGAACTCCTCGGTGATGTGATAGCAGGTATAAAGAAGGAAATTCCCATCTTGCTGGCAGAGCAAAATGTGGCCTTTGCCCTCAGACTTTCTGATAGAGGATACATTATCGAAAAGGGACGAATATGTTTTGAAGGCACAAAGGAAGAATTACTCGAAAACAGGGATGTTCAGTGCAGGTATTTGGCGGTCTAATGGGCTTTGTTACGGGATAGAGTCAAAGGACTTTCAGCTACCTTAAAGAAAAAACCTCTAATTCCTTCAAAAGATTCCGGGACCTGTTCCTGATGGAAAATCTCGGCTCGATTTAAGGTTGGAAACATTTAAGGTTAAATATAAACTGGTTAGCATGAGAAGTGGTTAAGTGCCAGGTGCGTACCTGCCAGTGTTGTTGAGGAGGGAATCATGAAAGAGATCTTCGTCAGGTTTGAGCGATGTGTGGGTTGCAGGTCCTGTGAATTGGCCTGCGCCGTAGAGCACTCGCAGAGTAAGAACCTTTATGCAGCAGTTGGCGAAACTCCCCGTCCCAGGCGAAGGGTTTTTGTTGAGTATATCGAGGGGCGTAAGCTTCCCTTCCTTTGTCGCCACTGCGAGGATGCCCCCTGTGTGGGCGCCTGTCGTACCGGTGCTTTAAATCAGGATCCGATTACTCGCATCGTTTCTCACAACCCCGATCGTTGTATCGGCTGCTGGCTTTGCTCGATGGTTTGTCCTTACGGTGTTATAAACCGTGAGGCCGAAAGGCGTATAGCCGTAAAATGCGACCGCTGTCCCGAAAGAGTAACGCCGGCCTGTGTGGAGGCATGCCCTACAGGGGCACTGGTTTTCACGGAAGAAACGGACTTTGAGAGTCTTCGCAGGAAAGAATCTTTGAAGAGTGCGGTCAGAGGTCTGGAGCAATGAAAAGATGCCGTGTCGTTTGCCCTTTTTGTGGGGCAGGGTGTGTGTTTGAGCTGGTCGTTCAGAACGGAGAAGTAAAAGGACTGGACTACGTTGTGGATCATCCCGTTGCCGGTGGAGCATTGTGCGCCAAGGGAAATGCGGCATGGCAGTTATTAGGTCATCCCGACAGAATAACCACTCCCCTGATTAGAAACGAAAAAGGCTGGCAGAGCGTGTCCTGGGATAGGGCACTCGATGGCATTCTGGGCTCGATTATGTCACTCCGGGAGCGCTACGGACCCGAATCGGTCGCCTTTCTTGCTTCGGCCAAGGCAACAAATGAGGAAAATTACATGTTTCAGAAATTTGCCCGCCTTTTCGGATCCCCTCACATAGACCATTGTGCCAGGCTTTGTCATGCACCTTCTGTGGTGGGGCTGAGGAAGGTTTTCGGCTCTGGTGCTATGACCAATCCCATTTCCCATCTGGCTCTGTCGGACTGCCTTTTGATTATCGGTTCCAATCTTGCCGAAACCCATCCGGTCGTAGCAAAAAGAATTTTTCAGGCAAAAGATCGGG encodes:
- a CDS encoding ABC transporter ATP-binding protein; protein product: MILEVRDIHVYYGDSYVLQGLSLNVGEGELVCLLGRNGAGKTTTMRSIMGYARPFRGEIIFRGQKINGTPVYQVVSMGIGYVPEDRRIFANLTVEENLEIAFRPRHDGKDVWTPERVFEAFPLLRKLRNKKGGQLSGGEQQLLAIARALVLNPLLLLLDEPCEGLAPVVVELLGDVIAGIKKEIPILLAEQNVAFALRLSDRGYIIEKGRICFEGTKEELLENRDVQCRYLAV
- a CDS encoding 4Fe-4S dicluster domain-containing protein, producing the protein MKEIFVRFERCVGCRSCELACAVEHSQSKNLYAAVGETPRPRRRVFVEYIEGRKLPFLCRHCEDAPCVGACRTGALNQDPITRIVSHNPDRCIGCWLCSMVCPYGVINREAERRIAVKCDRCPERVTPACVEACPTGALVFTEETDFESLRRKESLKSAVRGLEQ